Proteins found in one Agaribacterium sp. ZY112 genomic segment:
- a CDS encoding IS3 family transposase (programmed frameshift) — translation MSKRMTESQIVAVLKEAEAGMPIKEVCRKHNIGNSTFYKWREKYGGMEASDVRRLKELEDENRRLKQMYAELSLKSQLQEEIIKKAVVPVAERKAWAKELQADHEVSIVMSCEITGVSRTAYYYEPKLVDDSEIIDALDKLIEKHPRWGFPKCFKRLRALRKGWNHKRVYRVYTEMKLNIRRKSKKRLPPRNPEPLAVPVESGSSWSMDFMSDSLQNKVRFRTFNVIDDFNREILGIDIGTGMPAARVTRYLDQLAAWHGYPEKVRVDNGPEYTSSEFTEWADRNNVRIDYIKPGCPYQNAYIERFNRTYRDEVLDLYIFTNLNEVIEMTDDWIKLYNTERPHDSLNDMTPIEYKLAA, via the exons ATGAGCAAACGAATGACTGAAAGCCAAATTGTTGCGGTTTTAAAAGAAGCGGAAGCCGGCATGCCGATCAAAGAGGTGTGCCGAAAACATAACATCGGCAACTCAACGTTTTATAAATGGCGTGAAAAATATGGCGGTATGGAAGCCTCTGATGTTAGGCGACTAAAGGAACTGGAAGACGAAAATAGGCGCTTAAAACAAATGTATGCGGAGTTGAGCCTTAAATCTCAGCTGCAGGAAGAAATCATAA AAAAAGCTGTAGTGCCTGTTGCTGAGCGTAAAGCCTGGGCTAAGGAGCTTCAGGCTGATCATGAGGTAAGTATCGTCATGAGTTGTGAGATAACAGGCGTTAGCCGAACTGCGTATTATTATGAGCCAAAGCTAGTTGATGATAGTGAGATCATCGACGCTTTAGATAAGCTTATTGAAAAGCATCCACGCTGGGGATTCCCCAAGTGCTTCAAGCGACTACGGGCGTTGCGTAAAGGCTGGAACCATAAGCGTGTTTATCGCGTTTATACCGAAATGAAGCTCAACATCAGGCGGAAATCTAAAAAACGCTTACCGCCTAGAAATCCAGAGCCACTGGCCGTTCCGGTAGAAAGCGGGTCATCTTGGTCAATGGATTTTATGAGCGACAGCCTGCAAAACAAAGTTCGTTTTCGCACTTTCAATGTTATTGACGATTTTAATCGAGAAATACTTGGTATCGATATTGGCACTGGTATGCCAGCAGCAAGAGTTACTCGGTATCTTGACCAGCTTGCAGCCTGGCATGGCTACCCAGAAAAGGTTCGTGTTGATAACGGGCCTGAATATACGTCAAGTGAATTCACCGAGTGGGCAGATCGGAACAATGTGAGGATCGACTACATCAAGCCCGGATGTCCTTACCAAAATGCTTACATTGAGCGCTTTAACCGAACCTATCGTGACGAGGTGTTAGACCTTTACATCTTCACCAATTTAAACGAAGTGATTGAGATGACCGACGACTGGATAAAGCTATATAACACGGAGCGACCTCACGACTCACTGAATGATATGACGCCAATTGAGTACAAATTAGCAGCCTAA
- a CDS encoding D-glycero-alpha-D-manno-heptose-1,7-bisphosphate 7-phosphatase, producing the protein MKVLFLDRDGVVNEEVNYLYRTEDFRFARNALIGIKAFVALGYQIAIVTNQAGIARGYYTEEDYRKLTEFYLKKLEAHGVPILTVAHCPHHPEGVVEKYSYECDCRKPKPGMIDDIVNEWNVNKAESIMVGDKLSDIEAGLRAGIENCFLVETGHDLPHNLAQEIRVCNDLIEVSELCR; encoded by the coding sequence GTGAAAGTGCTGTTTCTTGATCGCGACGGTGTCGTGAATGAAGAGGTTAATTATTTATATCGAACAGAGGACTTTCGATTTGCTAGAAATGCTCTTATTGGAATAAAGGCATTTGTGGCCCTTGGTTATCAGATTGCTATAGTGACAAATCAAGCTGGGATCGCAAGAGGATATTATACTGAAGAAGACTACCGTAAATTAACAGAGTTTTATTTAAAAAAACTTGAGGCACATGGTGTTCCAATATTAACAGTTGCTCATTGTCCGCATCACCCTGAAGGGGTGGTAGAGAAATATAGCTATGAGTGTGATTGTAGGAAACCAAAGCCCGGAATGATTGATGATATTGTTAATGAATGGAACGTTAATAAGGCTGAATCTATAATGGTCGGAGATAAGCTGAGTGATATCGAAGCAGGGCTTAGAGCTGGTATTGAGAATTGTTTCTTGGTTGAAACCGGTCATGATCTTCCACATAATCTAGCCCAAGAAATACGAGTGTGTAATGACTTGATAGAAGTGTCTGAGTTATGTAGATAA
- a CDS encoding sugar phosphate nucleotidyltransferase produces MIKEAIVLVGGKGTRLKSVSGDTPKPLVAVGGTPFLHYILSQLSGAGFNRIVLAAGYRAEDFMGFLEDYQYLGAEIIVSVEKQPLGTGGAIRLASDYLSGDSFLVVNGDTYSDVNLFEFLNYGVSHLPSLSLVGVYVDDASRYGSLTLGEGDRVISMGEKSLRGPAFINSGLYYVSKMLISGWGKGESFSFEKDVLESCDTKIYCYKSKGYFIDIGVPEDYYKANNKFS; encoded by the coding sequence ATGATTAAAGAAGCAATAGTTCTGGTTGGCGGTAAAGGAACGCGTCTAAAAAGCGTTTCGGGGGACACTCCTAAACCTCTGGTGGCGGTAGGGGGTACTCCTTTTTTACATTATATTCTTTCTCAGTTGTCGGGTGCCGGTTTTAATAGGATTGTCCTTGCTGCAGGTTATCGTGCAGAAGATTTCATGGGTTTTCTTGAGGATTATCAATACTTGGGGGCGGAAATCATAGTGTCTGTTGAAAAACAACCATTAGGGACTGGCGGGGCAATTCGGCTTGCTTCAGATTATTTAAGTGGAGACTCTTTTTTGGTTGTAAATGGCGATACCTATAGTGATGTAAATTTATTTGAGTTTTTGAACTATGGAGTTAGTCATTTACCTTCGTTAAGTTTGGTTGGAGTTTATGTCGATGACGCTTCTCGATATGGTTCGCTTACTCTGGGGGAGGGGGATCGAGTAATTAGTATGGGAGAAAAATCATTACGTGGTCCAGCATTTATAAATAGTGGCTTATATTATGTTTCGAAGATGTTGATTTCTGGTTGGGGAAAGGGGGAATCATTTTCTTTTGAGAAAGATGTTTTAGAGAGTTGTGATACAAAGATCTACTGTTATAAATCTAAAGGTTATTTCATCGATATCGGTGTGCCTGAAGATTATTACAAAGCAAATAATAAGTTTTCATAG
- the cysN gene encoding sulfate adenylyltransferase subunit CysN gives MSHQSDLIAEDIQQYLKQHEEKDLLRFITCGSVDDGKSTLIGRLLHDTKMIYEDQLAAISKDSKAHGTTGEKVDLALLVDGLQSEREQGITIDVAYRYFSTDKRKFIIADTPGHEQYTRNMATGGSTAQLAILLIDARYGVQTQTRRHSFICSLLGIKNFVIAVNKMDLIDFAEDKYEAIKADYIEFAKSLPSQPEFKFIPISALDGDNVAELSDESPWYKEQPLLDILETVELGAEASFEAPRFPVQYVNRPNLNFRGFCGTVASGVFKPGQEVMALPSHKKSTVKQVVTYEGDIDAAYPGDAVTLTLNDEIDISRGDMIVAANDTVKPVNAMMIDVVWMHEDALTVGKNYYVKVGSAEVNGTVTSIEYQVDVNTLEKSQVENVPLNGIARCKLELTEAVTVDAYQDNRHTGNLIFIDRLSNVTVGAAMVAEPLTDEDVAWHNMDVNKEARASRNGQKPAVIWFTGLSGSGKSTSASALEKALFSMGFNTYLLDGDNVRQGLSKDLGFDEAGRVENIRRVGEVAKLMVDAGMLVFTSFISPFKDDRRIVRNMLEDGEFIEVHVNTALETCEQRDPKGLYKKARSGVITNFTGIDSPYEEPENAEITIDTDAMSVDEVVAHLLRKLRELNVIS, from the coding sequence ATGTCTCATCAAAGTGATTTGATTGCTGAAGATATTCAGCAATATTTGAAGCAGCATGAAGAAAAAGATTTGCTGCGTTTTATTACCTGTGGTTCGGTAGATGACGGTAAATCTACCTTGATTGGCCGTTTGTTACATGACACCAAAATGATCTATGAAGATCAGTTGGCAGCGATCTCTAAAGATTCTAAAGCGCATGGCACCACCGGTGAAAAAGTCGATTTGGCTTTATTGGTTGATGGTTTGCAAAGTGAGCGTGAGCAGGGCATCACCATTGATGTGGCTTACCGCTATTTTTCTACCGATAAACGTAAGTTTATTATTGCCGATACCCCAGGGCACGAGCAGTACACGCGTAACATGGCAACCGGTGGCTCAACGGCACAGTTGGCGATTTTGTTAATTGATGCCCGCTATGGTGTGCAAACTCAAACGCGTCGTCACAGCTTTATTTGTTCTTTATTGGGTATTAAGAACTTTGTGATCGCTGTGAATAAAATGGATTTGATCGACTTCGCAGAAGATAAATACGAAGCCATTAAAGCCGATTACATCGAGTTTGCTAAAAGCCTGCCTTCACAGCCTGAGTTTAAGTTTATTCCTATCTCGGCCTTGGATGGCGACAACGTGGCCGAGCTGAGTGACGAGTCTCCTTGGTATAAAGAGCAGCCACTACTGGATATTTTAGAGACGGTTGAGCTAGGTGCTGAGGCCAGTTTTGAAGCTCCGCGCTTCCCGGTTCAATATGTGAACCGCCCTAATTTGAACTTCCGTGGTTTCTGCGGAACCGTCGCTTCAGGTGTGTTTAAGCCAGGCCAAGAAGTGATGGCACTGCCTTCACATAAAAAGTCGACTGTAAAACAAGTGGTGACTTACGAAGGCGATATCGACGCCGCTTATCCTGGTGATGCGGTCACCCTAACGTTGAACGATGAGATCGACATCAGTCGTGGTGACATGATTGTTGCGGCCAATGACACGGTTAAGCCTGTTAACGCGATGATGATCGACGTTGTGTGGATGCATGAAGATGCGCTGACAGTTGGTAAGAATTATTACGTTAAGGTCGGTTCCGCAGAAGTGAACGGTACCGTGACCTCTATCGAGTATCAGGTAGATGTCAACACCTTGGAGAAAAGTCAGGTTGAGAATGTTCCATTAAATGGTATTGCGCGTTGTAAGTTAGAGCTTACCGAAGCGGTGACCGTCGATGCTTATCAAGACAATCGCCATACTGGTAATCTAATTTTTATTGATCGTCTTAGCAACGTGACCGTTGGCGCTGCTATGGTGGCCGAGCCTTTAACAGATGAAGATGTTGCTTGGCACAACATGGATGTGAATAAAGAAGCGCGTGCAAGCCGCAATGGCCAAAAGCCCGCGGTTATTTGGTTTACCGGCTTAAGTGGATCAGGTAAGTCAACTTCCGCAAGTGCTTTAGAAAAAGCCTTGTTCTCTATGGGCTTTAATACTTACCTGCTAGATGGTGACAACGTTCGCCAAGGTCTTAGTAAGGATTTGGGTTTTGATGAGGCTGGCCGCGTAGAAAATATTCGCCGTGTTGGCGAGGTCGCTAAATTAATGGTCGATGCGGGCATGCTGGTATTTACCTCCTTTATCTCGCCATTTAAAGATGATCGTCGCATTGTTCGTAACATGTTGGAGGACGGAGAGTTTATCGAGGTTCATGTAAACACGGCACTTGAAACCTGTGAGCAGCGCGACCCTAAAGGCTTGTATAAAAAGGCGCGTTCAGGGGTTATCACGAATTTCACGGGTATTGATTCACCTTATGAAGAGCCTGAGAACGCTGAAATTACTATTGATACAGACGCTATGAGTGTTGATGAGGTGGTTGCTCATCTATTGCGTAAACTACGTGAATTAAACGTTATTTCTTAG
- a CDS encoding LysR substrate-binding domain-containing protein: MKYTLRQLQVFLAVARHQNIGLAAQELNLSQSACSTALKEFEARYKIQLFDRSAKRVRLNTLGSTLRPKAEQLLLQAQAFENELSQHENKQELRVGASLTIGNYLAFNYLAKYSQLYPEVKVDIVVGSSPEIVEKVLNFEVDIGLIEAEFKHKELELQHWQPDNMLIFCSPQHPLADKGILKDKDILNSSWILREPGSAHRQTFDKAMAGLLAKLTIRAELTHNEAIKNAVKSGLGLGCLSEIAIADEIKLGVLKVLKPNKRSMSRSFNIIKHRYAQAKVAGEQWLQLCLETKGQNGR, encoded by the coding sequence ATGAAATACACCTTACGCCAGCTACAAGTCTTTCTTGCCGTTGCCAGACACCAAAATATTGGCTTAGCTGCGCAAGAGCTCAACCTTTCGCAAAGTGCCTGCAGTACAGCCCTTAAAGAATTTGAAGCTCGTTATAAAATCCAGCTTTTTGACAGAAGTGCCAAGCGAGTACGCCTTAATACTTTAGGCAGCACTTTACGCCCTAAAGCCGAACAACTTTTGCTGCAAGCACAAGCATTTGAAAACGAACTCAGCCAACATGAAAACAAACAAGAACTGCGCGTTGGTGCAAGCCTGACTATTGGTAACTACCTTGCTTTCAACTATTTAGCCAAATACAGCCAGCTTTACCCCGAGGTGAAGGTTGATATTGTTGTAGGCAGCTCACCTGAAATTGTCGAAAAAGTTTTAAATTTCGAGGTCGATATTGGCCTCATTGAAGCTGAATTTAAACACAAGGAACTCGAACTCCAACACTGGCAGCCAGATAACATGCTGATTTTTTGCTCGCCACAACACCCTTTAGCAGATAAAGGCATTTTAAAAGACAAAGATATCTTAAACAGTAGCTGGATTCTTCGAGAGCCCGGTTCAGCCCATAGACAAACCTTCGACAAAGCCATGGCAGGCCTGCTAGCAAAACTAACTATTCGCGCCGAACTGACCCATAACGAGGCCATTAAAAACGCCGTAAAGTCAGGGCTTGGGCTTGGCTGCCTATCTGAAATAGCCATTGCCGATGAAATAAAGCTCGGCGTGCTCAAAGTACTTAAACCCAACAAGCGCAGCATGAGCCGAAGCTTTAACATCATCAAACACCGCTACGCACAAGCCAAAGTTGCGGGAGAGCAGTGGCTACAGCTGTGCCTCGAAACCAAAGGTCAAAATGGCCGATAA
- a CDS encoding SIS domain-containing protein has translation MDNLSFIDNYLENSMSVKSRLKSDGSLISVVSAVSDLIVDVYKNGGRVLIAGNGGSAADAQHIAAEFVSRFYFDRPGLPSIALSTDTSMLTAIGNDYGFDKLFSRQVQAQGNEGDVFIGISTSGNSKNILEAVKTCKELGVTSVALCGEGGRLAEMCDYSISIPSKVTPHIQECHICVGHIICAIVEEKIFGND, from the coding sequence ATGGACAATTTAAGTTTTATTGATAACTATCTTGAAAACAGTATGTCGGTAAAGAGCAGACTGAAAAGCGATGGGTCGCTAATTTCAGTTGTTTCCGCGGTCAGCGACTTAATTGTAGATGTGTATAAAAATGGTGGGCGTGTACTAATTGCCGGAAATGGGGGTAGTGCAGCTGATGCACAGCATATCGCTGCAGAGTTTGTAAGTCGATTTTACTTTGATCGTCCTGGGTTACCTTCAATAGCGTTGAGCACAGATACGTCTATGTTGACAGCAATTGGCAATGATTATGGCTTTGACAAACTCTTTTCTCGTCAAGTTCAGGCTCAAGGAAATGAGGGTGATGTATTTATTGGGATTAGTACTTCAGGAAACTCTAAGAATATTCTCGAGGCTGTAAAGACGTGTAAAGAATTGGGAGTTACAAGTGTGGCTCTTTGTGGAGAGGGAGGTAGATTGGCTGAAATGTGTGATTATTCAATCTCTATTCCTTCAAAAGTCACTCCTCATATTCAAGAGTGTCATATATGTGTAGGTCATATCATATGCGCTATAGTGGAAGAAAAGATCTTTGGTAATGATTAA
- the rfbB gene encoding dTDP-glucose 4,6-dehydratase, with protein sequence MPKKLLVTGAAGFIGANFVHYWLKQYSNDNIIALDALTYAGNMSNLDHVRDNKNLKFVHGNICDDELVEKLMREHDIDTIVHFAAESHVDRSITGPDAFLETNIIGTHALLKVAKKIWLDEGLKPEHRFHHVSTDEVYGSLNTDDPAFNESTAYAPNSPYSASKAASDHLVRAYHHTYGLKVTTSNCSNNYGPFHFPEKLIPLVITNILFNKALPIYGDGQQIRDWLYVEDHARGIDLVIQKGRLGECYNIGGINEWANIDIVNLVCKLMDEAFSNNTDLAHRFPEAKAAINNNCASLITYVKDRPGHDRRYAIDPTKAENELGYKPSESFETGIRKTLQWYLDNQEWWSKVMDGSYQDWIENQYN encoded by the coding sequence TCGGAGCTAATTTTGTTCACTATTGGCTGAAACAATATAGCAACGATAACATCATCGCCCTAGATGCTCTCACCTATGCTGGCAATATGAGCAATCTTGATCACGTTCGCGATAATAAAAATCTAAAATTCGTGCACGGTAATATTTGTGATGATGAGTTAGTTGAAAAACTAATGCGTGAACACGACATTGATACCATTGTGCACTTTGCCGCAGAAAGCCATGTTGATCGCTCAATTACAGGCCCCGATGCCTTTTTAGAAACCAACATCATTGGCACTCACGCCTTACTTAAAGTCGCTAAAAAAATATGGCTTGATGAAGGGTTAAAACCAGAACACCGCTTTCACCATGTTAGCACCGATGAAGTTTACGGCAGCTTAAATACTGATGACCCAGCTTTTAATGAAAGCACCGCCTATGCACCCAACTCACCTTATTCTGCAAGCAAAGCCGCTAGCGATCATTTGGTTCGTGCCTACCACCACACCTATGGCTTAAAAGTCACAACATCTAACTGCTCAAATAACTACGGGCCTTTTCACTTTCCTGAAAAACTGATCCCCCTAGTTATTACCAACATCTTATTTAATAAAGCCCTACCTATTTATGGTGATGGCCAACAAATTCGTGACTGGCTTTATGTGGAAGATCACGCTCGAGGTATCGACCTTGTCATACAAAAAGGTCGACTAGGTGAATGCTATAACATTGGCGGTATTAACGAGTGGGCTAATATTGATATCGTCAATTTAGTCTGCAAACTTATGGATGAAGCTTTTAGCAACAATACAGACTTGGCTCACCGCTTCCCAGAGGCTAAGGCAGCCATAAACAATAACTGCGCTAGTTTAATTACCTATGTAAAGGATCGCCCCGGACACGATAGACGCTACGCTATTGATCCAACCAAAGCTGAAAACGAATTAGGCTATAAACCAAGTGAAAGTTTTGAAACGGGTATTAGAAAAACACTGCAATGGTACTTAGACAACCAAGAATGGTGGAGTAAAGTTATGGATGGCAGCTACCAAGACTGGATAGAAAATCAATACAACTAA
- a CDS encoding GDP-mannose 4,6-dehydratase: protein MTKALITGVTGQVGSLLADYLIENTDYNIVGMMRWQEPLDNLYQLTPRINKQDRMSLYYADLTDFASLNKMICDVRPDFIFHLGAQSFPKTSFDVPIETLQTNIIGTGNLLEAVRQNRTDGYEPVVHVCSSSEVYGKAPVGVALSEDTKFHGASPYSISKIGTDYLGQFYGEAYGIKTFVTRMGSHSGPRRSDVFFESTVAKQIALIEAGLQDPVIKVGNLTSVRTYQDARDAVRAYYLLSLKSRSGEVPCGEAFNIAGEEVYELPKVIELLLSMSNRDDIKVESDQSRMRPIDADYQMFDNSKIRSVIDWVPEISTRKMFEDLLNHWRSFIGEGKVPLDR from the coding sequence ATGACGAAGGCTTTGATAACTGGTGTTACAGGACAGGTTGGGTCCCTTCTTGCGGACTATTTAATTGAGAATACAGATTATAATATTGTTGGAATGATGCGCTGGCAGGAGCCATTAGATAATTTATATCAGTTGACTCCTCGGATTAATAAACAGGATCGAATGTCATTATATTATGCGGATTTAACTGACTTCGCGTCCTTAAATAAGATGATCTGTGATGTTCGGCCTGATTTTATTTTCCACTTGGGGGCTCAATCTTTTCCTAAGACTTCGTTTGATGTCCCGATTGAAACTCTGCAGACAAATATAATTGGTACGGGAAACCTCCTTGAGGCTGTTCGTCAAAATAGGACGGACGGTTATGAGCCTGTGGTGCATGTGTGTTCCTCAAGTGAAGTCTATGGTAAAGCTCCCGTTGGTGTAGCACTTTCAGAAGACACGAAGTTTCATGGGGCAAGCCCTTATAGTATTAGTAAGATTGGAACTGATTACTTGGGGCAATTCTACGGGGAGGCCTACGGAATAAAGACCTTTGTTACAAGAATGGGCAGCCATAGTGGCCCACGGCGCAGTGATGTATTTTTTGAAAGCACCGTGGCGAAGCAAATTGCTTTAATTGAGGCGGGGTTACAGGATCCCGTAATTAAAGTAGGGAATTTGACCAGCGTGCGCACCTATCAGGATGCGAGAGATGCTGTAAGGGCATACTATCTCTTGTCATTGAAATCTCGCTCCGGGGAGGTTCCATGCGGTGAGGCATTTAATATAGCTGGAGAGGAGGTGTATGAATTACCAAAAGTAATTGAATTGCTTCTTAGTATGAGTAATAGAGATGATATTAAGGTTGAATCAGATCAATCTCGAATGCGTCCTATTGATGCAGACTATCAAATGTTTGATAACTCCAAGATTCGATCAGTTATCGACTGGGTGCCAGAAATTTCGACAAGAAAAATGTTTGAGGACTTGCTGAATCACTGGCGCAGTTTTATCGGAGAGGGAAAGGTTCCTCTTGATCGATAA
- the cysQ gene encoding 3'(2'),5'-bisphosphate nucleotidase CysQ, with translation MKMLQAVMNAVAQAGSSILDVYNSDDFGIEIKEDNSPLTKADQLAHDILVKALSELKVGPILSEEDADISWAERQSWKQYWLVDPLDGTKEFIKRSGEFTVNVALVRDGEPVLGVVYAPVMDLWYVGEQGKGAWKQQGAGERKCIKPAAIPEQGKTWRIVGSRSHSSDDFERFMAVFPNADLLSVGSSLKLCMVADGSADLYPRLIPTCEWDTAAAQAIVEAAGAKVLNWETKEPLRYNTKETLLNPYFVVCSEPSKVWLNLSF, from the coding sequence ATGAAGATGTTACAAGCTGTAATGAATGCGGTTGCTCAAGCGGGCAGTTCGATACTGGATGTATATAACAGTGACGACTTTGGCATTGAAATTAAAGAAGACAATAGCCCTTTGACTAAGGCCGATCAGCTTGCTCACGATATATTGGTGAAGGCCTTAAGTGAGCTGAAAGTCGGTCCAATATTGTCTGAAGAAGATGCCGATATAAGTTGGGCTGAGCGTCAAAGCTGGAAACAATACTGGTTGGTTGACCCGCTCGACGGTACAAAAGAATTTATTAAGCGCAGTGGTGAATTTACTGTAAATGTTGCCCTTGTTCGTGATGGTGAGCCTGTACTTGGGGTCGTCTACGCCCCAGTTATGGATCTTTGGTATGTTGGTGAACAAGGTAAAGGGGCTTGGAAGCAACAGGGCGCGGGCGAGCGTAAATGTATCAAGCCTGCGGCTATTCCCGAGCAGGGAAAAACGTGGCGTATTGTTGGTAGTCGCTCTCATAGTAGCGACGATTTTGAACGTTTTATGGCTGTTTTCCCGAATGCAGATTTATTGAGTGTTGGTTCATCATTAAAACTCTGCATGGTAGCAGACGGTAGTGCGGATCTTTATCCTCGGCTGATTCCTACCTGTGAATGGGATACAGCTGCAGCGCAAGCGATTGTGGAAGCAGCAGGTGCAAAGGTACTTAATTGGGAAACCAAAGAGCCTTTGCGTTACAACACTAAAGAGACCTTGCTAAATCCTTATTTTGTTGTTTGTTCGGAGCCGTCTAAGGTTTGGCTCAACTTGTCATTTTAA
- the cysD gene encoding sulfate adenylyltransferase subunit CysD, with product MDEARRTHLKQLEAESIHIIREVAAEFDNPVMLYSVGKDSAVMLHLARKAFAPGVPPFPLMHVDTTWKFKEMIQFRDEMAKEAGMELLVHTNQEGKAANINPFDHGSAKYTDIMKTVALKQALDKYGFDAAFGGARRDEEKSRAKERVYSFRDKHHRWDPKNQRPELWNIYNSRVNKGESIRVFPLSNWTELDIWQYIYLESIKIVPLYLSAPRPVVERDGMLIMVDDERLPLEEGEVPEEKWVRFRTLGCYPLTGAVESKAQTLPDVIQEMLLTTTSERSGRAIDHDSAGSMEKKKREGYF from the coding sequence ATGGACGAAGCTCGCCGTACTCACCTCAAGCAGCTTGAGGCTGAGTCTATACACATTATCCGCGAAGTGGCTGCGGAGTTTGATAACCCCGTTATGCTCTATTCGGTGGGTAAAGATTCCGCCGTTATGCTGCATTTGGCTCGTAAAGCCTTTGCTCCTGGGGTACCTCCTTTCCCTTTGATGCACGTTGATACCACGTGGAAGTTCAAAGAGATGATCCAGTTCCGTGATGAAATGGCCAAAGAGGCTGGTATGGAATTGTTGGTGCACACGAATCAAGAGGGCAAAGCGGCCAATATCAACCCTTTTGACCACGGTTCAGCCAAATATACCGATATTATGAAGACGGTGGCCTTGAAGCAGGCGTTGGATAAATACGGTTTTGATGCCGCCTTTGGTGGCGCCCGTCGCGACGAAGAGAAAAGCCGTGCGAAAGAGCGCGTGTATAGCTTCCGTGATAAACATCACCGTTGGGACCCTAAAAATCAGCGCCCTGAGTTGTGGAATATCTATAACTCACGTGTGAACAAGGGTGAATCTATCCGTGTTTTCCCTTTGTCTAACTGGACTGAGCTGGATATCTGGCAGTACATCTATCTAGAAAGCATCAAAATTGTGCCTCTATACCTAAGTGCACCACGCCCTGTGGTTGAGCGTGACGGCATGTTGATTATGGTTGACGACGAGCGCCTGCCTTTGGAAGAGGGGGAAGTGCCTGAAGAGAAGTGGGTGCGCTTCCGTACTTTGGGCTGTTATCCGTTGACCGGTGCTGTTGAGTCTAAAGCTCAGACTTTACCCGATGTGATTCAAGAGATGCTGTTAACAACGACCTCTGAGCGTTCAGGGCGTGCGATTGATCATGATTCGGCGGGCTCCATGGAGAAGAAGAAGCGCGAAGGCTATTTCTAA